One window from the genome of Echinicola vietnamensis DSM 17526 encodes:
- the nadE gene encoding NAD(+) synthase, translated as MSILKIGGATVNQTPLDWEGNLKNITDAIQEAKSQGIELLCFPELAITGYGSEDLFLSRWYPDKSLAQLQKLLPYAKDITICIGLPVRIGETLYNCTAVLENQKVRGIMAKQFLAIDGVHYEFRWFSPWQAGKMTTLDFFGENIPFGDMVFDKKGITYGFEICEDAWRGDLRPGYRLKDRHVDLIFNPSASHFAMGKSAHREDLVTESSIALDATYFYVNLLGNEAGRMIFDGEILAAQHGKLLLKNPLLSFKPYQVRAFDFDKDAIPHEEAVSEHDKNEEFTAAVCLALFDYMRKSRSTGFVLSLSGGADSSSIATLVAEMVHRGIHELGLDAFLERAHISQLSSTENSTKAVVQKILTTAYQGSDNSSADTLESARCLAESLGATFYDWKISTEVSSYTKKIETAIGRQLTWDQDDITLQNIQARVRAPAIWMLANLNNALLLATSNRSEGDVGYATMDGDTSGSISPIAAVDKDFILQWLQWAEKHLGYSGLHKVNALQPTAELRPQEQHQTDEQDLMPYPVIVEIERLAIRDRRKPADIYLILKQELDISPVQLKKYIQKFFRLWSRNQWKRERLAPSFHLDDFNVDPKTWCRFPILSGGFTEELRELDRLDE; from the coding sequence ATGTCAATCTTGAAAATAGGTGGAGCCACCGTCAACCAAACCCCACTGGACTGGGAAGGCAACCTCAAAAACATCACGGATGCCATCCAAGAAGCCAAATCACAGGGCATCGAACTTTTGTGTTTTCCCGAATTGGCCATTACAGGTTATGGCAGCGAAGACTTATTCCTGAGCCGATGGTACCCTGATAAATCATTAGCCCAGCTCCAGAAACTGCTTCCCTATGCTAAGGATATCACCATTTGCATAGGGCTTCCTGTGCGAATCGGAGAAACGCTCTACAACTGTACCGCTGTACTGGAAAACCAGAAAGTCCGTGGCATCATGGCTAAGCAATTTCTGGCTATCGATGGGGTACACTATGAATTTCGCTGGTTTAGCCCTTGGCAGGCCGGAAAGATGACCACCTTGGATTTCTTTGGTGAAAACATTCCTTTTGGCGATATGGTCTTTGATAAAAAGGGGATCACCTACGGTTTTGAGATTTGCGAAGATGCTTGGCGCGGAGACCTTCGCCCAGGGTACCGATTGAAGGACCGGCATGTAGACTTGATATTTAACCCGAGTGCCAGTCATTTTGCCATGGGGAAAAGCGCCCATAGAGAGGACTTGGTCACCGAAAGCAGTATCGCTTTAGATGCCACCTACTTTTATGTGAACTTATTGGGAAATGAGGCCGGCAGAATGATCTTTGATGGAGAAATCCTCGCAGCTCAACATGGTAAATTGCTCCTCAAAAATCCACTCCTTTCTTTCAAGCCTTATCAGGTACGTGCATTTGATTTCGACAAGGATGCCATTCCTCATGAGGAAGCTGTTTCAGAGCATGATAAAAATGAGGAATTTACCGCTGCTGTTTGCTTGGCGCTGTTTGATTATATGAGAAAAAGCAGGAGCACAGGTTTTGTACTTTCCCTAAGCGGGGGAGCCGATTCTTCCTCCATCGCGACACTGGTGGCCGAAATGGTCCATCGTGGCATTCACGAGCTGGGGCTAGATGCTTTTTTAGAAAGGGCACATATTTCACAGCTATCCTCTACAGAAAATTCGACAAAGGCCGTTGTCCAAAAAATCCTTACCACGGCCTATCAAGGCTCAGACAATTCTTCAGCGGATACCCTGGAGAGCGCACGGTGTTTGGCAGAAAGCTTGGGCGCTACTTTCTATGACTGGAAAATTTCCACAGAGGTAAGTTCTTACACCAAGAAGATCGAAACTGCCATTGGTCGCCAGCTCACTTGGGACCAAGATGATATTACCCTGCAAAACATCCAAGCCAGGGTCCGTGCACCAGCAATATGGATGCTCGCCAACCTCAATAACGCCCTCCTCTTGGCCACATCAAACAGAAGTGAAGGGGATGTAGGTTATGCTACCATGGATGGAGACACCAGTGGCAGCATCTCTCCTATCGCCGCAGTGGACAAGGATTTTATTTTACAATGGCTGCAATGGGCTGAAAAACACCTAGGCTACAGTGGTCTTCATAAGGTCAATGCTTTACAACCTACTGCAGAGCTCCGACCCCAAGAGCAACACCAAACAGATGAACAGGACCTTATGCCCTACCCGGTGATTGTGGAAATCGAGCGACTGGCCATTAGGGATCGCCGAAAACCAGCAGACATTTACCTGATCCTAAAACAAGAACTTGATATTTCTCCCGTTCAACTAAAAAAGTATATCCAAAAATTCTTCAGGCTTTGGTCCAGGAATCAATGGAAACGGGAACGCTTGGCTCCATCTTTCCACTTGGATGACTTCAATGTGGATCCTAAAACTTGGTGTAGGTTTCCCATCCTATCGGGAGGCTTCACAGAAGAATTACGTGAATTGGACCGTTTAGATGAATAA
- the pyk gene encoding pyruvate kinase, with translation MNLSIANKKTKILATVGPASNNEKTLTELVKAGVNVFRLNFSHGNHEVHAEVIKLIRKINKDYGWNVGILQDLQGPKIRVGEVENNGVEIKEGDPITITNEPVVGTPSLVSTVYQNLPRDVVPGDRILIDDGNLEVSVNSTDGKNVNCTVVHGGILKSRKGINLPNTKVSAPSLTEKDVEDLAFGLDNEVDWIALSFVRSAEDIIDLKKRIEAKGKGCKIVAKIEKPEALDNIDEIIEVTDGVMVARGDLGVEVPMEMVPLWQKRIVEKCKQASKPVIIATQMLESMIQNPRPTRAETNDVANAVLDGSDAVMLSAETASGAYPVHAVEAMTKVIQYVEKNSDVYHYLYDIPESSEYFVSNNVIMMASGLSKNVNAKAIVGITASGFTAFRIASHRPFAKNFVFTHNKTLITQLSLVWGVTAYFFEGKQVSTDDTITFIQDTLKEKGHLKVGDIMINTASMPLQNKGKTNMLKIHMVE, from the coding sequence ATGAACTTATCCATCGCGAATAAGAAAACCAAGATTTTGGCCACTGTTGGTCCGGCTTCTAATAACGAAAAGACGCTTACCGAGCTGGTAAAGGCCGGAGTAAATGTGTTTAGGCTGAATTTTTCCCATGGAAACCATGAAGTGCACGCAGAAGTGATCAAACTGATCCGTAAAATCAACAAGGATTACGGATGGAACGTGGGAATTTTGCAAGATTTGCAAGGCCCTAAGATCCGAGTAGGTGAAGTAGAGAACAATGGCGTGGAGATCAAAGAAGGTGATCCGATAACCATTACAAATGAGCCAGTAGTGGGGACACCATCACTCGTGAGCACGGTGTACCAAAACCTTCCCCGTGATGTGGTCCCCGGTGACAGAATCCTGATTGATGATGGTAATTTAGAGGTGTCCGTTAACAGCACCGACGGCAAAAATGTTAATTGTACGGTGGTGCATGGTGGTATTCTGAAGTCCAGAAAAGGCATCAACCTTCCCAATACCAAGGTGAGTGCGCCTTCCCTGACAGAAAAGGACGTGGAAGACTTGGCTTTTGGTTTGGATAATGAGGTGGATTGGATTGCCCTTTCATTCGTGCGTTCTGCCGAGGACATCATTGACCTAAAAAAGAGAATTGAAGCTAAAGGGAAGGGATGTAAGATCGTCGCAAAGATCGAAAAACCTGAAGCCCTGGATAATATCGATGAAATCATCGAAGTGACCGATGGTGTCATGGTGGCACGTGGAGACCTAGGGGTGGAAGTGCCCATGGAAATGGTGCCGTTATGGCAAAAAAGAATCGTTGAAAAATGCAAGCAAGCCAGTAAGCCGGTAATTATCGCCACGCAAATGCTGGAGAGCATGATCCAAAATCCGCGTCCTACCCGTGCCGAGACCAATGATGTAGCCAATGCCGTATTGGACGGTTCAGACGCCGTAATGCTGTCTGCTGAAACAGCTTCAGGGGCTTATCCTGTTCATGCTGTGGAAGCCATGACCAAAGTAATCCAGTATGTAGAAAAGAATTCGGATGTTTACCATTACCTATACGACATCCCAGAGTCAAGCGAATATTTCGTGAGCAACAATGTCATCATGATGGCTTCAGGGCTGTCTAAAAATGTAAACGCAAAGGCCATTGTGGGCATTACTGCATCAGGCTTTACTGCTTTCCGAATCGCTTCTCATCGGCCATTTGCCAAAAACTTTGTCTTTACCCACAATAAGACCTTGATCACACAGTTGAGCTTGGTATGGGGCGTGACGGCTTATTTCTTCGAGGGCAAGCAAGTATCTACCGATGATACCATTACCTTTATCCAAGACACGTTGAAGGAAAAAGGTCATCTGAAAGTCGGTGATATCATGATCAATACGGCAAGTATGCCGCTCCAAAATAAAGGAAAGACCAATATGTTGAAAATCCACATGGTGGAATAG
- a CDS encoding prolipoprotein diacylglyceryl transferase: protein MISTILDYVVWSPNPAVFPGFDRIRWYSLLFALGFIISQQIVIYIFKKEGHDERLVDKLTIYMVLATIIGARLGHVLFYEPEKYLSNPIEILKVWEGGLASHGAAIAILIALWLYVRNTPNQRYLWVVDRIVIVVAMTGALIRFGNLMNSEIGGKPTGTDNGFVYAHSTEEILGTLNVPVEHVAAYKPDDRSGELQGNGQVPVNIDIKIKKGNYQEADLRKTLENDVKYVLTKFNSTEKYMAEPTDSPLDYDLKDEGDHYLATVRTFGLAKHPTQIYESISYFVIFLILYSLWRKYKARLPDGLLLGLFLISVFGMRFVWEFFKENQVDFEENLALNMGQTLSIPLVLGGIFLVIRALKIGNPTQKH, encoded by the coding sequence ATGATCAGCACAATTTTAGATTACGTAGTCTGGAGTCCCAACCCAGCTGTTTTTCCTGGTTTTGATCGCATCAGATGGTACAGCCTTTTATTTGCCTTGGGCTTTATCATTTCCCAGCAAATCGTCATTTATATCTTCAAAAAAGAAGGGCACGACGAAAGATTAGTGGATAAGTTAACCATCTACATGGTTCTGGCCACCATCATTGGTGCCCGTTTGGGGCATGTCTTGTTTTACGAACCCGAGAAGTACCTCAGTAACCCGATCGAAATCCTTAAGGTCTGGGAAGGTGGCCTCGCCAGTCACGGTGCTGCAATAGCCATCTTAATAGCCCTGTGGCTTTATGTGCGTAACACTCCAAATCAGCGCTACCTTTGGGTAGTGGACCGCATTGTCATCGTGGTCGCGATGACGGGGGCATTGATCAGGTTTGGAAACCTAATGAATTCTGAAATTGGCGGCAAGCCTACCGGAACGGACAATGGCTTTGTCTACGCCCATAGCACTGAAGAGATCCTCGGCACCCTTAATGTCCCAGTGGAGCATGTTGCTGCCTATAAACCGGATGACCGATCAGGAGAACTGCAAGGCAATGGACAGGTGCCCGTGAATATTGACATTAAAATCAAAAAAGGGAACTACCAAGAAGCTGACCTCAGAAAAACCTTGGAAAACGATGTAAAATACGTCCTGACCAAGTTTAACAGCACTGAAAAATACATGGCTGAGCCAACGGACTCCCCTTTGGACTATGACTTAAAAGATGAAGGGGATCACTACCTGGCCACTGTCCGTACCTTTGGGCTTGCGAAGCACCCCACACAAATCTATGAATCCATTTCTTATTTTGTCATTTTCTTAATTCTATACTCCCTCTGGCGTAAATACAAAGCAAGACTGCCGGATGGGCTGCTGTTGGGCCTATTTCTGATTTCCGTTTTTGGAATGCGGTTTGTTTGGGAGTTTTTTAAAGAAAACCAAGTAGACTTTGAAGAGAACCTTGCCCTTAACATGGGACAGACCCTGAGTATCCCATTGGTTCTGGGAGGGATATTTCTGGTCATCAGGGCTTTAAAAATCGGCAATCCAACCCAAAAACACTAG
- a CDS encoding IPExxxVDY family protein, with amino-acid sequence MRKTKLQVEHDYEFDLIGLVAPLKDYKMAWVVNSSLGIRMIKIGDFELDFLNRPGLIISRYILEKDHGYIQLLKNRSFSDSGQTLYLVPELKIMDYFLLLQDFTQETNLNHCIGQLSQSSYVQNVVRLDVTKLKSKENLLTY; translated from the coding sequence ATGAGGAAAACAAAACTCCAAGTAGAACACGATTATGAATTTGATCTCATAGGGCTGGTAGCTCCTTTAAAGGACTACAAGATGGCCTGGGTGGTGAATAGTTCCTTGGGAATCAGGATGATAAAAATCGGTGATTTTGAATTGGATTTCTTAAATCGGCCAGGGCTAATTATTTCCCGGTATATTTTGGAAAAAGATCATGGCTATATTCAGTTATTAAAGAACCGTTCTTTTTCAGATTCGGGACAAACACTGTATCTTGTGCCAGAATTAAAGATTATGGATTATTTTCTCCTACTTCAGGATTTCACCCAGGAGACTAACCTTAATCACTGTATAGGTCAGCTGTCACAAAGCAGCTATGTCCAGAATGTAGTAAGGCTGGATGTGACTAAGCTGAAATCAAAGGAGAACCTATTAACCTATTAA
- a CDS encoding acyl carrier protein translates to MSEIAQKVKAIIVDKLGVEESEVTPEASFTNDLGADSLDTVELIMEFEKEFNISIPDDQAEQIGTVGQAVSYLEANVK, encoded by the coding sequence ATGTCTGAAATTGCACAAAAAGTAAAAGCCATTATCGTGGATAAGTTAGGCGTAGAAGAATCTGAAGTAACTCCTGAAGCAAGCTTCACCAATGATCTTGGCGCTGACTCTTTGGATACGGTTGAGCTTATCATGGAATTCGAAAAAGAATTCAACATTTCTATTCCAGATGACCAAGCTGAGCAAATCGGCACTGTAGGTCAAGCTGTAAGCTACCTGGAAGCAAACGTAAAATAA
- the rnc gene encoding ribonuclease III produces the protein MKIFRKLRLHELLYNKKDKRLAAAIKLMVGSKPLNLSLYKLAVRHSSAAEEIKHGVKASNERLEFLGDAVLGTVVAEHLFMKFPYRDEGFLTETRSRIVNRESLNRVGQKIGLSNIVESDLSDKGLYSHKSIYGDTLEALVGAVYLDRGYIFCRQFILSKILSPYFDLDNIITTVTNFKSKIIEWSQRENKEVEFFLQSVTGTQRFKEFTIELKVEGEVFTEGKGPTKKKAEQEAAKNAFEKLKLAL, from the coding sequence TTGAAAATATTTCGAAAACTCAGATTACACGAACTACTTTATAACAAAAAAGATAAAAGGCTTGCTGCTGCCATCAAGTTAATGGTCGGCAGCAAGCCTTTGAATTTATCTTTATATAAACTGGCCGTGCGCCATTCCTCTGCTGCAGAAGAAATCAAACATGGCGTTAAAGCTTCTAACGAGCGCCTGGAATTTTTAGGTGATGCGGTGCTGGGAACTGTCGTGGCAGAGCACCTTTTCATGAAGTTTCCTTATCGGGACGAAGGCTTTCTTACGGAGACGCGGTCACGAATCGTCAACCGGGAATCGCTCAACCGGGTAGGACAAAAAATAGGTCTTTCCAACATCGTCGAATCCGACCTGTCCGATAAAGGCTTATATTCGCACAAATCCATTTATGGTGACACCCTAGAAGCCCTCGTGGGTGCGGTATACTTGGACCGAGGATATATTTTTTGTCGTCAATTTATCCTGAGCAAGATCCTTTCCCCTTACTTTGACCTTGATAATATCATCACCACAGTCACGAACTTCAAAAGTAAGATCATCGAATGGTCGCAAAGGGAGAACAAGGAGGTAGAGTTCTTTCTGCAGTCCGTTACCGGAACGCAGCGATTTAAGGAATTTACGATCGAACTGAAGGTCGAAGGAGAGGTTTTCACCGAAGGAAAAGGGCCTACAAAAAAGAAAGCCGAGCAAGAAGCCGCAAAAAATGCTTTCGAAAAACTAAAATTGGCCTTATAG
- the yidD gene encoding membrane protein insertion efficiency factor YidD codes for MKTILRKIAIFPVLFYQYLISPMFPGTCRYTPTCSQYTKEAILKHGIIKGGWLGIKRIASCHPWGGHGHDPVP; via the coding sequence TTGAAAACTATTTTAAGAAAAATAGCAATTTTTCCGGTGTTGTTTTATCAATACTTGATCTCGCCGATGTTTCCGGGTACTTGTAGGTATACGCCCACTTGTAGTCAATACACCAAAGAGGCCATTCTCAAGCATGGCATTATCAAAGGTGGATGGTTAGGGATCAAACGTATTGCCAGTTGCCATCCTTGGGGAGGCCATGGCCATGATCCCGTTCCCTAG
- the fabF gene encoding beta-ketoacyl-ACP synthase II has protein sequence MNLKRVVVTGLGALTPLGNTVPEYWKGLANGVSGAAPITRFDASQFKTQFACEVKGLDIEQFIDRKEARKMDPFTQYAVIAAEEAMNDSGLDLDKIDLSKAGVIWGSGIGGLKTFQDEVASFATGDGTPRFNPFFIPKMIADISAGFISMKYGLQGPNFVTVSACASGTNALIDAYNYIRLGKANVFVSGGSEAAVTEAGVGGFNALKALSQRNDSPETASRPFDNDRDGFVLGEGAGAIILEEYEHAKARGAKIYAEIIGSGMSADAHHITAPHPEGVGAGNVMKFALEDAGIKPEEVDYINVHGTSTPLGDVSEIKAIQRIFGDHAYDLNISSTKSMTGHLLGAAGAIEAIASIMAINHNLVPPTINHFTKDEAFDEKLNLTFNKAQEREVNVALSNTFGFGGHNASVIFKKLTE, from the coding sequence ATGAATTTAAAAAGAGTTGTAGTAACAGGTCTAGGCGCCCTCACGCCATTAGGCAACACCGTCCCAGAGTACTGGAAAGGTCTTGCTAATGGTGTGAGCGGTGCTGCTCCTATTACTAGATTCGACGCCTCCCAATTTAAGACGCAATTTGCTTGCGAGGTCAAAGGCCTCGACATTGAGCAATTTATTGATAGGAAAGAAGCCCGTAAAATGGATCCTTTCACCCAGTATGCAGTCATTGCAGCTGAGGAAGCCATGAACGACTCTGGGCTGGACCTTGATAAGATAGATCTTAGCAAGGCCGGTGTGATATGGGGCTCTGGCATTGGAGGCTTGAAGACTTTTCAGGACGAAGTAGCCAGTTTTGCTACAGGTGATGGAACACCTCGTTTTAATCCGTTCTTTATTCCCAAAATGATCGCTGATATCAGCGCAGGATTTATTTCCATGAAATATGGTCTCCAAGGGCCGAACTTCGTGACCGTATCAGCGTGTGCCTCGGGCACCAACGCACTGATCGATGCTTATAATTATATCCGATTGGGCAAAGCAAATGTCTTTGTTTCCGGAGGTTCTGAAGCGGCCGTCACGGAAGCCGGTGTAGGAGGTTTCAATGCGCTGAAAGCACTTTCCCAGAGAAATGACTCCCCGGAAACTGCCTCCCGCCCATTTGACAACGACCGTGATGGTTTTGTCCTTGGCGAAGGCGCAGGAGCCATTATCTTGGAAGAATACGAACACGCTAAAGCACGTGGAGCCAAAATCTACGCAGAAATCATCGGAAGCGGCATGTCTGCAGACGCCCACCACATTACCGCCCCTCACCCTGAAGGTGTCGGTGCAGGCAATGTGATGAAATTCGCGCTGGAGGATGCTGGAATAAAGCCGGAAGAGGTAGATTACATCAATGTACACGGTACATCCACTCCATTAGGGGACGTAAGTGAAATCAAAGCCATTCAACGTATTTTTGGCGATCATGCTTACGACCTGAATATCAGCAGTACCAAATCCATGACTGGCCACCTTCTGGGTGCCGCCGGGGCCATTGAAGCCATTGCTTCCATTATGGCCATCAACCATAATTTGGTACCGCCGACCATCAATCACTTCACCAAAGATGAAGCGTTTGATGAAAAGCTGAACTTGACTTTCAACAAGGCTCAGGAGCGGGAAGTAAACGTAGCTTTGAGTAATACCTTTGGATTTGGCGGACACAATGCATCTGTCATTTTCAAAAAATTAACTGAGTAA
- a CDS encoding BamA/TamA family outer membrane protein, producing the protein MKQIRFSIPQKYIKKARLLLCFFGLVLIHGTRALGQDGDSTAQTANSLQIPEKVTVNNVFIIGNEKTRKNIILREMDVAPGVVYDWEEFLAMIKTDQQRIYNLQLFTSVEITPLFVEDEEVELLVSVKERWYVIPSIIFDLADRNFSEWWINQNRDLSRVNYGLKLNHNNVGGRNEKLRVMGQLGFTQAFDLVYSIPYIDKDQEHGLALRVNYNTNKTIAVKSAYNKQVFYTNEEEEILRKNIGATVQYTYRGNFYNFNYLTLGFSNTKIHEDVLTQNPNYFLNDSTRQKYFYASYYFKHDRRDNVAYATQGELINVGVTRYGLFTNDDVNETEISLIANKYFRFNDKTHFVTGISASSYLSSRQPYTLVRGIGYAPDFIRGYEINVIEGQQTIIHKNSFRYKLLDVAYDISKLIPIEEFSTFPIRAYISANFDHGYVNDRNHIPENVALTNTYLYGYGLGLDLVTFYDQVFRFEYSVNSQQVGSFFINIKAPL; encoded by the coding sequence GTGAAACAAATCCGTTTTTCGATACCGCAAAAGTACATCAAAAAGGCACGGTTATTACTATGCTTCTTTGGTTTGGTATTGATTCACGGTACACGAGCACTGGGACAAGACGGAGATAGTACCGCCCAAACCGCCAACTCCCTCCAAATCCCCGAAAAAGTAACGGTCAACAATGTCTTTATCATTGGCAATGAAAAAACCCGAAAAAACATCATTCTCAGGGAAATGGACGTCGCTCCCGGAGTGGTGTACGACTGGGAGGAGTTCTTGGCCATGATCAAAACCGATCAGCAACGGATTTATAATCTGCAGCTCTTCACTTCTGTAGAGATCACCCCGCTTTTTGTGGAAGACGAAGAAGTAGAGCTGCTTGTTTCGGTAAAAGAGCGCTGGTATGTAATCCCCAGTATTATTTTCGACCTGGCTGACCGAAATTTCTCCGAATGGTGGATCAATCAAAACAGGGACCTCTCCCGCGTAAACTATGGGCTAAAACTTAACCATAACAACGTGGGAGGCCGTAATGAAAAACTACGGGTCATGGGCCAGCTGGGCTTCACCCAAGCTTTTGACTTGGTATACAGCATCCCCTATATTGACAAAGACCAAGAACATGGCCTGGCACTTCGGGTCAATTATAATACCAACAAGACGATTGCTGTCAAATCCGCTTATAACAAGCAAGTATTTTACACTAATGAGGAAGAGGAAATCTTAAGGAAGAATATAGGCGCCACGGTCCAGTACACTTACCGGGGCAACTTTTATAACTTCAATTACCTCACCCTCGGGTTCAGCAACACCAAAATCCATGAGGATGTATTGACCCAAAACCCTAATTATTTTCTAAACGACAGTACGCGACAAAAGTATTTTTATGCCTCCTACTATTTCAAGCACGATCGAAGGGACAATGTAGCCTATGCCACTCAAGGGGAACTGATCAACGTAGGTGTGACAAGGTATGGCCTCTTCACCAATGATGACGTCAACGAAACCGAAATTTCCCTGATTGCCAACAAGTATTTCAGATTTAACGACAAAACTCACTTCGTTACCGGCATTTCGGCTTCCAGCTACCTTAGCTCTAGGCAACCATATACTTTGGTCCGGGGGATTGGTTATGCTCCTGATTTTATAAGGGGATATGAGATCAATGTAATCGAAGGGCAGCAAACCATCATTCATAAAAACAGTTTCAGGTATAAGCTGCTGGACGTAGCATATGACATCTCTAAGCTCATCCCCATTGAAGAATTCAGTACTTTTCCAATCAGGGCGTATATAAGTGCCAATTTTGATCATGGCTACGTCAATGACCGTAACCACATCCCTGAAAATGTAGCCCTTACCAACACCTACTTGTACGGCTATGGCCTGGGATTAGACCTTGTCACCTTCTACGATCAAGTATTCCGGTTTGAATATTCTGTAAACAGCCAGCAGGTGGGCAGCTTCTTCATCAACATCAAAGCCCCACTTTAA
- a CDS encoding NFACT RNA binding domain-containing protein, whose amino-acid sequence MHLNYHFLKYLCPEVERVLNGLELSICFSQHRDELVLGFANNERSHYIRANLSPSNTCICFPKDYKRSKKNSVDLFSALLGDQVTSVRVLSFERAFRIDFKTGRTLLFKLHGNRSNILLFDQTKQASAITLFRNELKEDHNILLGDLEKNLDLSHEEFIRQNGKAATFLPTLGKIPREWLKSHGYIEADLPQKWQLMQEMIDMLNAPLFSIVKKEHEYQFTLLPANSPVYTSANPLEACNEYFQYTVVHQAFEKEKNHLVKNLEDQKKKTWAYLNKTAKKLEELKSSAPPSQVADIIMANLHQIPHGAEEARLFDFYQNKEVTIPLKKGVTPQKHAENLYRKSKNRKIEVQQLEKNISEKEEYYLTLESLLEELASIKNFKTLRDFSKHHQLSSKTKESQTNLPFKRFDIDGFEILVGKSAKANDQMLRYYSWKDDMWLHAKDVAGSHVIIKYRSGQTIPQNTLERAAELAAFYSKSKNETLAAVIYTPCKYVRKVKGSPSGAVMVDQEKVLMVSPKGPVGN is encoded by the coding sequence ATGCACCTGAACTACCATTTCTTAAAATACCTCTGTCCAGAAGTGGAACGCGTCCTGAACGGGCTGGAATTGAGCATTTGTTTCTCCCAGCACCGTGACGAACTTGTTTTGGGTTTCGCGAACAATGAACGATCCCATTACATACGGGCTAACCTCAGTCCTTCCAATACGTGCATCTGCTTTCCAAAAGACTATAAAAGGAGTAAAAAAAACAGTGTAGACCTGTTTTCTGCCTTACTGGGAGACCAAGTAACAAGTGTTCGTGTGCTATCTTTTGAAAGGGCGTTTAGGATTGATTTTAAAACGGGCAGGACCCTGCTCTTCAAACTTCACGGCAACCGGTCAAACATCCTCCTTTTTGATCAAACCAAGCAAGCATCTGCTATTACGCTGTTCAGAAATGAATTAAAGGAAGATCATAATATTCTATTAGGTGATCTGGAAAAGAACCTTGACCTGTCGCACGAGGAATTTATCAGACAAAATGGAAAGGCTGCTACTTTTCTGCCTACGCTTGGAAAAATCCCCCGAGAATGGCTGAAATCCCATGGCTACATTGAGGCAGACCTTCCCCAAAAATGGCAGTTGATGCAAGAAATGATCGACATGTTAAACGCACCATTGTTCAGCATCGTCAAAAAGGAGCATGAATACCAATTTACGCTGCTCCCAGCCAACTCCCCCGTATACACTTCTGCAAATCCACTAGAGGCTTGTAATGAATACTTCCAATACACCGTAGTCCATCAGGCATTTGAGAAGGAAAAAAACCACTTGGTAAAAAACCTGGAAGACCAGAAAAAAAAGACATGGGCATACCTGAACAAGACCGCTAAAAAATTAGAAGAACTGAAAAGCAGTGCTCCCCCTAGTCAGGTAGCTGACATCATCATGGCAAACCTTCATCAAATTCCACACGGAGCAGAAGAAGCCCGCCTATTTGATTTTTATCAAAACAAAGAGGTGACCATTCCTCTAAAAAAAGGTGTTACGCCACAAAAACATGCTGAAAACCTGTACAGAAAATCCAAAAACAGGAAAATTGAAGTGCAGCAGTTAGAAAAAAACATTAGTGAGAAGGAGGAATATTACCTAACACTGGAATCATTGCTAGAAGAGCTAGCCAGCATAAAAAATTTCAAGACATTACGAGATTTCTCTAAACACCATCAACTATCCTCCAAGACCAAAGAATCACAAACCAACCTACCTTTTAAACGGTTTGATATCGATGGTTTTGAAATTTTAGTGGGCAAATCCGCTAAAGCGAATGACCAAATGCTCCGATATTACAGTTGGAAAGACGACATGTGGCTCCATGCCAAGGATGTGGCGGGATCCCACGTCATCATCAAATACAGGTCTGGGCAAACCATCCCCCAAAACACCTTGGAAAGGGCCGCTGAATTGGCCGCTTTCTATTCCAAAAGCAAAAACGAAACCTTGGCTGCGGTGATATACACCCCTTGCAAATATGTCAGGAAAGTAAAAGGATCTCCTTCTGGTGCCGTAATGGTCGATCAGGAGAAAGTACTCATGGTCTCTCCAAAGGGACCCGTCGGGAATTAG